The Acidobacteriota bacterium DNA window AGGTCCTCGTCGCGCGCGGCGTCGCACGGAACGATCCACGGCTCCTCGACGCCCAGCCGCGCGACGGCGTCCCGGGTGCGTTCCGCCATCCGCTCGTCCGGAAGGGTCGAGAAGGCGCAACGCGCCCCCTCCGCGAGCAGGGCTCGCGCGATGTGCCAGGCGTACGAGCGATGGTTCGCCACGCCGAAGACCAGTCCGCACTTCCCGTCCAGCAGTCCCATCTCTTCCTCCGAACCGGGTCCATGTTAGCCCGGATCGGCGCCCGGGCGTGCGGCGGAGCGCCGCTCACCGGCCCGGCCGCGCCAGGCC harbors:
- a CDS encoding SDR family oxidoreductase, translated to MGLLDGKCGLVFGVANHRSYAWHIARALLAEGARCAFSTLPDERMAERTRDAVARLGVEEPWIVPCDAARDEDLDRIFDEYGRSFDRLDFIVHSIAFADREWLAPDRFAATPRGAFQQALDISAYSLVAMARRGRDRMAAGG